In the Engystomops pustulosus chromosome 2, aEngPut4.maternal, whole genome shotgun sequence genome, one interval contains:
- the LOC140116391 gene encoding olfactory receptor 52K1-like, translating to MSNLTGSHPAFFLLLGLPGLESTYMYIAFVFFFVYLVSLIGNLTLLFIIRTDRSLHEPMYLFLSMLSTIDLVLTSSTTPKLLSILWFHYQEIYFGACLTQMFFIHSFASMESSILLAMAFDRYLAICHPLRYHLLLTNRLVAMIGLLSVARGVIATLPLPILFLRLTLCDHSVVQHSLCDHMAVVKLACSDTTVNSVYGLVVALLIVVVDLMFIICSYVFILRAVFGLATHEARFKALSTCTSHICAILVFYAAVVLSSVIQRFGKTVPSYIVILLSNIYLMLPPLINPIVYGVKTRQIRNHLERLLL from the coding sequence ATGTCCAACCTTACCGGTTCCCATCCGGCATTTTTCCTGCTGCTTGGACTTCCCGGCCTGGAATCCACCTACATGTACATTGCGTTTGTCTTTTTCTTCGTGTATTTAGTCTCTCTGATAggaaacttgactcttctcttcatTATCAGGACAGACCGCAGCCTCCATGAGCCCATGTACCTCTTTCTCAGCATGTTGTCCACCATTGACCTTGTACTGACCAGCTCCACCACCCCAAAGCTTCTGAGTATCCTATGGTTCCACTACCAAGAGATCTACTTCGGGGCCTGTCTCACCCAGATGTTCTTCATCCATTCCTTCGCCTCCATGGAGTCCTCCATTCTTCTAGCCATGGCCTTCGACCGCTACCTCGCCATCTGTCACCCGCTCCGATATCACTTATTGCTGACTAATCGCCTAGTGGCAATGATTGGGCTCCTCTCGGTGGCTCGAGGAGTAATTGCGACGCTTCCTTTGCCTATTCTCTTCCTGAGGTTGACACTTTGTGATCACAGCGTTGTCCAGCACTCCCTCTGTGACCACATGGCGGTGGTGAAGTTGGCCTGTTCGGACACCACGGTTAATAGTGTCTATGGTTTGGTGGTGGCTCTTCTCATTGTGGTGGTAGACCTGATGTTCATCATCTGCTCTTACGTTTTCATTCTCCGAGCTGTATTTGGTTTGGCCACTCATGAAGCCCGATTCAAAGCCCTCAGTACCTGCACCTCCCACATCTGCGCCATCCTGGTCTTCTACGCCGCCGTTGTCCTGTCATCCGTTATCCAAAGGTTTGGGAAAACTGTCCCTTCCTATATCGTCATTTTATTATCCAACATCTACCTGATGCTTCCACCGCTCATCAACCCCATCGTGTATGGAGTGAAAACCAGGCAGATCCGCAATCACTTGGAAAGACTGTTACTATGA